One window of Phycisphaeraceae bacterium genomic DNA carries:
- a CDS encoding YceI family protein, with product MDIRKVALGLILAGAAGVGVSVLSGFGISDAPKMEITSVSDFSNKAVYKVDGVHSSLVFSIRHNGVSNFMGQFNGISGTFVAVPETNQVATVEVSIKADSVNTGNEGRNNHLKGGDFFSAKEFPEITFKGSGSAFADSKGKIRGDLTMLGVTKPIEAEAEFIGTGESRGKKIAGFQVKFEIKRSDFGMNYGIANNALGDSVTITASFEGAEQEGEGR from the coding sequence ATGGATATTCGGAAGGTTGCACTTGGTCTTATTCTTGCTGGCGCAGCTGGCGTTGGTGTTTCGGTGCTGAGCGGCTTTGGGATATCAGATGCACCAAAGATGGAAATAACATCGGTTTCTGATTTCAGCAACAAGGCTGTCTACAAGGTTGATGGCGTGCATAGCTCGCTCGTGTTCTCCATCCGTCACAACGGTGTCTCAAACTTCATGGGACAGTTCAATGGGATCTCGGGGACATTTGTTGCTGTGCCGGAAACCAATCAGGTCGCAACGGTTGAGGTCTCTATCAAAGCTGATTCCGTGAATACCGGAAACGAAGGCCGCAACAACCACCTGAAGGGTGGCGACTTCTTTTCTGCAAAGGAGTTTCCGGAGATCACATTCAAAGGGTCAGGTTCAGCATTCGCTGACAGCAAAGGGAAGATACGTGGTGATCTGACCATGCTCGGCGTGACAAAGCCCATCGAAGCCGAGGCCGAGTTCATCGGCACTGGTGAAAGCCGCGGCAAGAAGATTGCAGGCTTCCAGGTGAAGTTCGAGATTAAGCGGTCAGACTTTGGTATGAACTACGGGATTGCTAACAACGCGCTTGGTGATTCGGTCACCATTACCGCGTCATTCGAGGGCGCTGAGCAGGAAGGCGAAGGCCGCTGA
- a CDS encoding aspartate-semialdehyde dehydrogenase translates to MNRRWCVLDQLRIAVVGASGAVGREAISILRERGVPAAKITLFGSSRSAGESVEYGSDRLVIRALSEESVPSCDVALFCADADTAREFAPIFVARGAYVIDNSSAFRLDSAVPLIVPEINTDQLHANDSPCIIANPNCSTIIMLTALEPIRRAFGVRSVIVSTYQAVSGAGIAAIDELRTQTRAVLDGIVIAPSVFPVSCGWNVFPHESAIDPDTGLCGEEEKMIAESRRIWDHHNLAIVPTCVRVPVMRAHSQSITIETDCRATVAEIEHVLRDAPGVRFCDGVAHPLATPIHATGQDDVLVGRVREDVTSNGRRFSLWVCGDQLRKGAALNAVQIAECLPVGAPAHV, encoded by the coding sequence ATGAACCGGAGGTGGTGTGTGCTTGATCAACTGCGTATTGCTGTGGTCGGCGCTTCGGGTGCGGTCGGACGGGAGGCGATCTCTATCCTGCGCGAGCGTGGTGTTCCAGCAGCAAAGATCACCTTGTTCGGGTCGAGCCGATCCGCTGGAGAGTCTGTCGAGTACGGAAGTGATCGACTTGTGATTCGCGCGTTGAGTGAAGAGAGTGTGCCATCATGTGATGTCGCGCTCTTCTGTGCGGATGCAGACACCGCCCGGGAGTTCGCGCCGATCTTTGTTGCGCGTGGTGCGTACGTCATCGACAACTCGTCTGCGTTCCGTCTTGATTCTGCCGTTCCCTTGATCGTTCCCGAGATCAACACCGATCAGCTGCATGCCAATGATTCGCCCTGCATCATCGCGAATCCAAACTGCTCGACGATCATCATGCTGACAGCGCTCGAGCCGATCCGTCGAGCGTTCGGCGTGCGCAGCGTGATTGTGTCGACATATCAGGCGGTGTCCGGAGCTGGGATCGCAGCGATCGACGAACTCCGCACGCAGACACGGGCAGTACTCGACGGAATCGTAATCGCGCCGAGTGTGTTTCCTGTGTCGTGTGGATGGAACGTGTTTCCGCACGAATCCGCGATTGATCCGGACACGGGTTTGTGCGGTGAAGAGGAGAAGATGATTGCAGAGTCGCGCAGGATATGGGATCATCACAATCTTGCGATTGTGCCGACATGCGTGCGCGTGCCGGTGATGCGTGCACACAGCCAGTCCATTACGATCGAGACGGATTGCAGAGCAACAGTCGCTGAGATCGAACACGTGCTGAGGGATGCACCCGGTGTCAGATTCTGTGATGGTGTAGCACACCCACTTGCTACGCCGATTCATGCGACGGGACAGGACGACGTGCTCGTTGGTCGCGTGCGTGAGGACGTGACATCAAACGGCAGGCGCTTCTCGCTGTGGGTGTGCGGGGATCAGCTCCGCAAGGGAGCGGCCCTCAACGCGGTGCAGATCGCAGAATGCCTGCCTGTTGGTGCTCCAGCCCATGTATAA
- a CDS encoding homoserine dehydrogenase, giving the protein MSGSPLIVLKFGGSVLIDETSLRIAVHEIYRWRRDGYRVVAVVSAFAGATDALVCKAESISDDALPHTKAALIATGETVSAATLGVCLDAAGIPSTVFSPGAIQLRATGDALDATPVSVDGALIKRALDRDGVVVVPGFAAIDESGRTVTLGRGGSDQSALFLAYALGTDRCRLIKDVDGLYEWDPAIAGTPPRRFERISCDDALQLDGSIIQHKAVQFARDHEITFELGAFNATQPTVVSGAASVLETPRAAAAPTRVALLGLGTVGSGVLELLNQLPDEFDVVAACARNPDRHADKPLNGIVVSGDPVVTADTDADVVVEVIGGIDVARDAVTAALRNGTHVVTANKALIADFGESLAMLADNTGAALLCSGAVGGAVPVLEHVRGKSVQAVRGVVNGTTNFILNQIADSISFDAAIDLAQGNGFAEADPSRDLDGTDAVDKLRVIAECAGVRADEVRVDRQQSVKDAGMSRSDNGVVLRHVATLDRDGRIGVLLTPVSPDDALYDLPGAWNAVEIVYSDGSSIVLRGKGAGRLPTAQAVVADLLELRRNLQNTANITEYEPEVVCA; this is encoded by the coding sequence ATGTCCGGCTCACCTCTGATCGTGCTGAAGTTCGGCGGTTCCGTGCTGATCGACGAGACAAGTCTGCGCATCGCGGTGCACGAAATATACCGTTGGCGGCGCGATGGATACCGCGTTGTCGCTGTGGTGTCAGCATTTGCTGGCGCAACCGATGCGCTCGTTTGTAAAGCAGAATCAATCTCCGACGACGCATTGCCACACACAAAGGCGGCGCTGATCGCAACCGGCGAGACGGTCAGCGCAGCAACGCTCGGCGTGTGTCTTGATGCAGCGGGGATTCCATCGACAGTGTTCTCGCCCGGAGCTATCCAGCTCCGTGCAACGGGTGATGCGCTCGATGCAACACCCGTCAGCGTTGATGGTGCACTGATCAAACGCGCTCTGGATCGTGACGGCGTTGTTGTTGTGCCAGGATTTGCAGCGATCGACGAATCGGGGAGGACGGTCACGCTCGGTCGTGGCGGGTCTGATCAGTCAGCGTTGTTTCTCGCTTATGCACTCGGTACTGACCGGTGCAGACTCATCAAGGACGTGGACGGGCTCTACGAGTGGGACCCTGCGATCGCGGGCACTCCGCCGAGACGCTTTGAGAGGATTTCGTGCGACGATGCGCTGCAACTCGACGGTTCCATCATCCAGCACAAAGCGGTGCAGTTTGCGCGTGATCACGAGATCACGTTCGAGCTCGGCGCGTTCAACGCAACGCAACCAACGGTGGTGAGCGGTGCCGCATCTGTGCTTGAAACTCCACGTGCTGCGGCTGCGCCGACACGCGTGGCGCTGCTCGGGCTAGGCACAGTGGGCAGCGGCGTGCTGGAACTGCTGAACCAGCTTCCCGATGAGTTTGATGTCGTTGCAGCGTGCGCACGCAATCCTGATCGACACGCTGACAAACCATTGAACGGGATTGTTGTGTCGGGCGATCCCGTTGTCACTGCTGACACAGATGCGGATGTTGTTGTCGAGGTCATCGGTGGTATCGACGTTGCAAGAGATGCTGTTACTGCAGCATTACGCAATGGGACGCACGTCGTGACCGCAAACAAGGCGCTCATCGCTGACTTCGGCGAGTCTTTGGCGATGCTTGCTGACAATACCGGTGCTGCACTATTGTGCTCAGGTGCTGTTGGTGGTGCTGTGCCCGTGCTGGAGCACGTGCGAGGGAAATCGGTGCAGGCTGTTCGAGGTGTCGTCAACGGCACGACCAACTTCATTCTGAACCAGATCGCTGATAGTATCAGCTTTGATGCAGCGATTGATCTTGCACAGGGTAATGGGTTTGCTGAAGCGGATCCATCGCGTGACCTTGATGGCACGGACGCTGTTGACAAGCTCCGCGTGATTGCGGAATGCGCTGGAGTACGTGCTGATGAGGTGCGTGTTGATCGCCAGCAATCAGTGAAAGATGCGGGCATGTCCAGATCTGACAATGGTGTGGTGCTGCGGCATGTCGCAACACTCGATCGCGACGGACGCATCGGAGTTTTGCTCACACCTGTGAGCCCGGACGATGCGCTGTACGACCTGCCCGGCGCGTGGAATGCTGTTGAGATTGTGTACTCGGACGGTTCGTCGATCGTGCTGCGCGGGAAGGGAGCAGGTAGACTGCCGACTGCTCAGGCGGTTGTGGCAGACCTGCTTGAGCTTCGCAGAAATCTGCAGAATACAGCGAATATTACTGAATATGAACCGGAGGTGGTGTGTGCTTGA
- a CDS encoding winged helix-turn-helix transcriptional regulator, whose translation MVALDPISQKLSALADPTRRAILSRLSRGEASVTELAEPFDMTMPAITKHLKVLERAGLIERRREAQKRPCVLVPSALDETLEWLEKFREQWESNFNRLDAVLEQLKRDHTTEHTQGRDQS comes from the coding sequence ATGGTCGCACTCGATCCAATCAGTCAGAAACTCTCGGCACTGGCCGATCCGACGCGCCGGGCGATCCTGTCGAGACTCTCGCGGGGCGAGGCAAGCGTCACCGAACTGGCAGAGCCGTTCGACATGACTATGCCCGCGATTACAAAGCATCTGAAGGTGCTCGAACGCGCGGGATTGATCGAACGCAGGAGAGAAGCGCAGAAGCGGCCGTGCGTACTGGTGCCGAGCGCACTGGACGAGACACTGGAATGGCTTGAGAAGTTCAGGGAGCAATGGGAATCGAACTTCAATCGTCTCGATGCGGTGCTTGAGCAACTCAAGCGCGATCACACCACAGAGCACACTCAGGGAAGGGATCAGTCATGA
- a CDS encoding DNA alkylation repair protein has protein sequence MGSDRILSDMVSRFGIITKKAFGVQVGRIKSLAKPIGRDHDLALALWKTEWYEARTLACFVGDPDRLTSAQMDSWCKDFDNWAICDTACFHLFDKSPHSHAKITQWAKSRDEFVKRAAFALLASVALHDKKANDAEFARYLPLIERSATDDRNFVKKGVSWALRLIGSRRPGLKADALALANRLAASDNAAARWIGKDALRDLSRVKPSKKGAVTKKKPTKKRTKRAAK, from the coding sequence ATGGGATCGGATCGCATCCTGAGCGACATGGTGTCTCGCTTCGGCATCATCACAAAGAAAGCGTTCGGCGTGCAGGTCGGCCGCATCAAATCACTTGCCAAGCCCATCGGCAGGGACCACGATCTCGCGCTTGCGCTCTGGAAGACGGAGTGGTACGAAGCGAGAACCCTCGCGTGCTTTGTTGGCGATCCGGACAGACTGACATCAGCGCAGATGGATTCGTGGTGCAAGGACTTTGATAACTGGGCGATCTGTGACACCGCGTGCTTCCATCTGTTTGACAAATCTCCTCACTCACACGCGAAGATCACGCAGTGGGCAAAGAGCCGCGACGAGTTCGTCAAACGTGCAGCGTTCGCATTGCTCGCTTCGGTTGCGCTCCATGACAAGAAGGCTAACGATGCAGAGTTTGCAAGGTACCTGCCATTGATCGAGCGCAGCGCGACCGATGACAGGAACTTTGTGAAGAAGGGTGTGAGCTGGGCGCTGCGCTTGATTGGGTCGCGCAGGCCGGGGCTCAAGGCTGACGCGCTCGCGCTGGCGAATCGGCTGGCTGCTTCTGACAACGCAGCTGCACGATGGATCGGGAAGGACGCGCTGCGTGATCTCTCCAGAGTAAAGCCGAGTAAGAAGGGTGCTGTGACGAAGAAGAAGCCAACGAAAAAGAGGACAAAGAGAGCAGCAAAGTAG
- a CDS encoding YdeI/OmpD-associated family protein yields the protein MHRFKAPDEFYNNPSQWHDELLRLREVLQQTSLDETIKWGVPCYTHNGKNIVGVAAMKNFFALWFHQGALLKDPKNVLMNAQEGVTKAQRQMRMTSMKDIKATVIKAYVKEAISLQEAGKEIKADRNKPVVVPAELKAALAKNKKAHAAFSAMPKGKQREYAEHISSAKRDETKQTRLKKIVPMIVSGVGLNDKYRNC from the coding sequence ATGCACAGATTCAAAGCCCCCGATGAGTTTTACAACAATCCATCGCAATGGCATGACGAACTGCTCCGTTTACGGGAAGTGCTTCAGCAAACGTCACTTGACGAAACGATCAAATGGGGCGTTCCGTGCTACACGCACAACGGCAAGAACATTGTTGGTGTTGCTGCGATGAAGAACTTCTTTGCACTGTGGTTCCATCAGGGGGCGCTTCTGAAAGACCCGAAGAACGTGCTGATGAATGCGCAGGAGGGGGTGACCAAAGCCCAGCGACAGATGCGCATGACATCTATGAAGGACATCAAAGCGACCGTAATCAAAGCCTACGTGAAGGAAGCAATCTCGCTGCAGGAAGCGGGCAAGGAGATTAAGGCCGATCGAAACAAGCCGGTCGTGGTTCCGGCGGAACTCAAAGCGGCGCTCGCAAAGAACAAGAAGGCGCATGCAGCATTCAGCGCGATGCCCAAGGGCAAGCAGCGCGAATACGCCGAGCATATCTCAAGTGCAAAGCGCGACGAGACCAAGCAGACCCGGCTGAAGAAGATCGTCCCGATGATCGTGAGTGGTGTTGGATTGAACGACAAGTACCGAAACTGCTAA
- a CDS encoding SRPBCC domain-containing protein, with translation MVFPSKEDRDRVCREYGAVDGGIQHVANLAAYLAPGSDAVSNVLTIALPNEHDIIFSRNFDAPRDLVWKAMTDPDMLRQWVFLPPGWEMTMCEDEHRVDGSFRREWKHPHGDMAVHGTYAEFQPPERLVRSEIFDMGCDAPMADEIATLVLTELATERGTITNMHMTFRYTSQAARDGALKSGMDRGMEAGYRNLDGLFAETHHARG, from the coding sequence ATGGTGTTCCCATCGAAGGAAGATCGTGATCGCGTGTGCAGGGAGTACGGCGCAGTCGATGGCGGGATCCAGCACGTTGCGAATCTGGCAGCATACCTCGCACCTGGTTCGGATGCGGTGTCAAACGTGTTGACCATCGCGCTCCCGAACGAGCACGACATTATCTTCTCGCGCAACTTTGATGCCCCTCGCGATCTTGTCTGGAAAGCAATGACCGACCCCGACATGCTCAGGCAATGGGTGTTTCTCCCGCCGGGCTGGGAGATGACGATGTGCGAGGACGAGCACCGCGTCGATGGATCATTCCGCAGGGAGTGGAAGCACCCGCATGGCGATATGGCAGTGCATGGCACATACGCAGAGTTTCAGCCGCCGGAGCGGCTGGTGCGCAGCGAGATCTTTGACATGGGTTGCGATGCTCCGATGGCTGACGAGATCGCGACGCTGGTGCTGACCGAACTGGCAACGGAGCGTGGCACGATAACGAACATGCACATGACGTTCAGGTACACGTCACAGGCCGCGCGTGATGGCGCACTAAAATCCGGCATGGATCGGGGCATGGAAGCAGGATACAGAAATCTCGATGGCTTGTTCGCCGAAACCCATCACGCTCGGGGATAG
- a CDS encoding aminotransferase class I/II-fold pyridoxal phosphate-dependent enzyme yields the protein MGYLNTNIDSFSPAPLTPEQYCPGIGHTGLDGEPLVASITQSTTFSRDSVGSTATHQYSRVSNPTVATLEKALGDLEHALPAACFATGLAAETALFLALLKQGDHVVCGRSVYGGTTRLLDQVLRDLGITSTFVDSTDLDEIRAAVRENTRLIFVETPANPSLDITDIRGIAQIARITGALLAVDNTFQTPVLQQPLDLGADISVYSTTKFIDGHSVALGGALVTRDQHLLDRIRFIRKCTGAIQTPFNAWLTINGLKTLPLRIRQQGANAETVAQWLNEQACIKAVYHPSLATGAARECAEAQHLGTVGKHGAVVTFEVEGGIDAGRAFVESLTLCTLVEHVGSVETLITHPASMTHADVPRDQRLEVGITDGLLRLSVGLEPTDAVIADLARGLEAARACTSAREEASCPAHL from the coding sequence ATGGGGTATCTCAATACCAACATCGATTCGTTCTCTCCCGCTCCGCTTACGCCCGAGCAGTACTGCCCGGGGATCGGGCACACCGGTCTCGATGGCGAGCCATTGGTCGCGTCCATCACGCAGTCGACCACGTTCTCGCGTGATTCGGTCGGCTCGACTGCGACGCACCAGTACTCGCGCGTCTCGAATCCGACGGTTGCGACGCTCGAAAAAGCACTGGGCGATCTCGAGCATGCGCTCCCCGCTGCGTGCTTTGCGACGGGTCTCGCAGCCGAAACCGCGCTGTTTCTCGCGCTCCTGAAGCAGGGCGATCACGTCGTCTGCGGCCGGTCTGTCTATGGCGGCACGACGCGTTTGCTCGATCAGGTGCTTCGCGATCTCGGTATCACATCGACGTTCGTTGATTCGACCGATCTCGACGAGATTCGCGCAGCCGTTCGCGAAAACACAAGGCTGATCTTCGTTGAAACGCCCGCGAATCCGTCGCTCGATATCACGGATATCCGCGGGATTGCACAGATCGCAAGGATTACCGGCGCGCTGCTGGCGGTGGACAACACGTTCCAGACACCGGTGCTCCAGCAGCCGTTAGACCTCGGCGCAGATATCTCCGTGTACTCGACGACGAAGTTCATCGACGGCCACTCTGTCGCACTCGGCGGCGCGCTGGTGACACGCGATCAGCACCTGCTCGATCGCATCCGGTTCATCCGCAAGTGCACGGGCGCGATCCAGACACCGTTCAACGCATGGCTGACCATCAACGGGCTCAAGACACTCCCGTTGCGCATCCGTCAGCAGGGGGCAAACGCGGAGACAGTTGCGCAGTGGCTGAACGAGCAGGCTTGCATCAAGGCTGTGTACCACCCATCGCTTGCGACAGGTGCTGCACGCGAGTGTGCCGAGGCCCAGCATCTCGGAACAGTCGGCAAGCACGGTGCTGTTGTGACGTTCGAAGTCGAAGGTGGGATCGATGCGGGAAGAGCGTTTGTCGAAAGCCTGACCCTGTGCACATTGGTTGAGCATGTCGGGTCTGTCGAGACGCTCATCACACACCCGGCATCAATGACGCACGCGGACGTGCCTCGTGATCAGCGGCTCGAAGTGGGCATCACCGACGGTTTGCTGCGGTTGTCGGTGGGGCTTGAGCCGACCGATGCTGTCATTGCCGATCTTGCCCGCGGACTTGAGGCAGCGCGTGCATGTACGTCTGCGCGAGAGGAGGCATCATGTCCGGCTCACCTCTGA
- a CDS encoding aminotransferase class I/II-fold pyridoxal phosphate-dependent enzyme: MSTTKISRPFDTRTDATLQQLDTTGQYKHLHMLDSPMDAVVRMRQSDGAYRDTLCFCSNNYLGLANHPEVVQAGIDGLKKYGAGTASVRFICGTFEPHETLERTIAKYMGTESSYTFVSCWTATEAFFPTVSEAGDIIISDELNHACIIDAMRLTPVIKKGVHKAVFKHSDMGDARAKLQAAVQNPDVTGQIWVITDGVFSMEGDIAKLPELRALCDEFGAMLVVDDSHGHGVMGTTGRGIHEHYNMLPGVSGFDASRGAVDFFTGTLGKALGGGAGGFVAGSKRCTELLIQRGRPTLFSNALPVTVACSANKAIEILMNEPQRVQKLRDNVAYARKGIKSAGFDVLESPTAICPIIVGETATAISMSKKLLEMGVFVIGFGYPVVPEGEARLRVQISAAHTTEHLDELVGALRRL; encoded by the coding sequence ATGAGTACAACAAAGATATCCCGCCCGTTCGACACCCGTACCGACGCCACACTCCAGCAACTGGACACCACTGGCCAGTACAAACACCTGCACATGCTTGACTCGCCGATGGACGCTGTCGTGCGCATGCGTCAATCGGACGGGGCATACAGGGACACGCTGTGCTTTTGCTCGAACAACTACCTCGGGCTTGCCAATCACCCTGAGGTTGTGCAGGCGGGCATCGACGGTCTCAAGAAGTACGGCGCAGGCACCGCTTCTGTGCGTTTCATCTGTGGCACCTTTGAGCCTCACGAAACACTCGAACGCACCATAGCGAAGTACATGGGCACGGAATCGAGCTACACGTTCGTGTCATGCTGGACCGCGACGGAAGCCTTCTTCCCAACCGTGAGCGAAGCCGGTGACATCATCATCTCGGACGAACTCAACCACGCGTGCATCATCGACGCGATGCGCCTGACACCCGTCATCAAGAAGGGTGTCCACAAGGCTGTGTTCAAGCACTCTGACATGGGCGACGCGCGCGCGAAGCTGCAAGCTGCTGTGCAGAACCCGGATGTCACTGGTCAAATCTGGGTCATTACCGACGGCGTGTTCTCCATGGAGGGTGATATCGCAAAGCTTCCCGAGCTGCGCGCATTGTGCGATGAGTTCGGCGCGATGCTTGTTGTTGACGACTCACACGGCCACGGTGTAATGGGAACAACCGGGCGCGGTATCCACGAGCACTACAACATGCTGCCCGGTGTGAGCGGATTCGATGCTTCGCGTGGCGCGGTTGATTTTTTCACCGGCACACTCGGCAAGGCGCTCGGCGGCGGTGCTGGCGGGTTTGTTGCTGGATCAAAGCGATGCACGGAACTGCTCATCCAACGGGGCAGACCAACGCTGTTTTCAAATGCGCTCCCCGTCACCGTCGCGTGCAGCGCGAACAAAGCGATCGAGATCCTGATGAACGAGCCGCAGCGGGTGCAGAAGCTCCGCGACAACGTCGCCTACGCGCGCAAGGGCATCAAGTCAGCAGGGTTCGACGTGCTCGAATCCCCCACCGCGATCTGTCCCATCATCGTCGGCGAGACTGCAACAGCCATCTCCATGAGCAAGAAACTGCTCGAAATGGGCGTGTTCGTGATCGGATTCGGGTATCCCGTCGTGCCCGAAGGAGAAGCACGTCTGCGTGTGCAGATATCAGCAGCACACACAACGGAGCATCTTGACGAGTTAGTCGGCGCCCTACGGCGATTGTAA
- a CDS encoding RNA 3'-terminal phosphate cyclase — MVQLDGSVGEGGGQILRTALSLSMVTGTSFSITNIRANRPKPGLLRQHLTAVLAARDVCNGEVQGATVGSTEVTFTPGTVSPGEYHFSIGTAGSTTLVFQTLLPALMTADSPSTITLEGGTHNMFAPTVHFLQRSFVPMLARMGPKVDVALERYGFYPAGGGLVRMRIKPVSMLTPIECVVRDEITHRRAIATLASLPAEIGKRELHIVKNVLALGDHEMGVNQLKDTDGMGNVLGIELGDANHVEVFTGFGQRGVSAEHVARSAANEARDYLKYGAPIGTYLADQLMLPMALAGEGRFCTGPLSRHAETNAAVIESFLGTRIHQSHTDRITQIEIV, encoded by the coding sequence ATGGTGCAACTTGACGGCTCAGTTGGTGAAGGGGGCGGGCAGATCCTGCGTACAGCGCTGTCGCTTTCAATGGTGACGGGCACATCGTTCTCTATCACCAACATCCGCGCCAACCGTCCCAAGCCGGGACTTCTTCGTCAGCATCTGACCGCCGTGCTCGCTGCGCGCGACGTCTGCAACGGCGAGGTGCAGGGCGCAACGGTCGGCTCGACGGAGGTCACGTTTACGCCCGGCACTGTATCGCCGGGCGAGTATCACTTTTCCATTGGCACAGCTGGAAGCACAACGCTGGTATTCCAGACGCTGCTCCCCGCGCTGATGACTGCGGACAGCCCATCAACGATCACACTCGAAGGCGGCACGCACAACATGTTCGCGCCGACAGTGCATTTTCTTCAGCGTTCATTCGTGCCGATGCTCGCGCGGATGGGACCGAAGGTTGATGTCGCACTCGAACGCTACGGGTTCTACCCAGCGGGCGGCGGTCTCGTGCGCATGCGCATCAAGCCGGTTTCAATGCTCACGCCAATAGAGTGTGTCGTTCGCGACGAGATCACGCACCGGCGCGCTATTGCAACGCTCGCGAGCCTGCCCGCTGAAATCGGAAAGCGCGAGCTTCATATCGTGAAGAACGTGCTTGCGCTCGGGGATCATGAGATGGGTGTCAACCAGCTTAAGGACACGGACGGCATGGGTAACGTGCTCGGTATCGAACTCGGCGACGCAAACCACGTCGAGGTGTTTACGGGGTTCGGCCAGCGCGGCGTCTCAGCAGAACACGTCGCGCGCAGTGCAGCCAACGAGGCGCGGGACTATCTCAAGTACGGCGCACCGATCGGCACGTACCTCGCGGATCAGTTGATGCTCCCGATGGCGCTCGCGGGTGAGGGGAGGTTCTGCACGGGGCCGTTGTCGCGCCACGCCGAGACAAATGCAGCCGTAATTGAGTCGTTCCTCGGCACGCGTATCCACCAATCACACACAGATCGGATCACACAGATCGAGATAGTCTAA